In Longimicrobiaceae bacterium, one genomic interval encodes:
- a CDS encoding GNAT family N-acetyltransferase, with product MTGLVRAPLSIRLAARDDVSEIARLLTELGHPTDACAADELWDEWSASGNAAVVAAAPEGGLSGVATLHRMVVLHRPKPVGRITALVVDPGVRGQGIGRALVAAAEDWLTRAGCGLLEITSNLRLVEAHAFYEHIGYERTSIRLAKPLTYPSA from the coding sequence ATGACAGGACTTGTGCGCGCACCGCTGTCCATCCGTCTCGCTGCTCGCGATGATGTCAGCGAGATTGCACGTCTCCTCACCGAGCTGGGCCATCCGACCGATGCGTGTGCTGCCGATGAGCTCTGGGACGAGTGGTCCGCGTCGGGAAATGCTGCGGTCGTGGCTGCCGCTCCAGAGGGCGGCCTCTCCGGGGTAGCGACACTGCACCGGATGGTGGTTCTGCACCGGCCAAAGCCCGTCGGGCGCATTACCGCGCTGGTGGTGGATCCCGGCGTGCGAGGCCAAGGAATCGGCCGCGCACTCGTGGCCGCGGCGGAAGATTGGCTCACGCGTGCCGGCTGCGGGCTGCTGGAGATCACGAGTAATCTTCGGCTCGTGGAGGCCCATGCCTTCTACGAGCATATCGGCTATGAACGTACCAGTATCCGCCTCGCCAAGCCGCTGACGTATCCGTCAGCTTGA